A single region of the Pontimicrobium sp. SW4 genome encodes:
- a CDS encoding CAL67264 family membrane protein has product MAMNKNTVLAWATTIMIIVGLGLIALGAFRYDEVAGWGFAAVGIGFFAIAWVFNALKGRV; this is encoded by the coding sequence ATGGCAATGAATAAAAATACTGTGCTGGCTTGGGCTACCACAATAATGATTATAGTAGGATTGGGACTAATAGCTTTAGGTGCTTTTAGGTATGATGAAGTGGCAGGTTGGGGATTTGCAGCTGTAGGAATAGGTTTTTTTGCTATTGCTTGGGTGTTTAATGCTTTAAAAGGACGTGTATAA